The genome window ggcctttttatgtaaataaacgtGGCGTTAGGCTGTTAAATGTGCTGGTTATAGGATGGTTACATAGCAATAATTACTATATTTGCCTTCTGggcaaaaattttaatgaaattagtgtACGCTGGGTGAATAAATTAAGCTAGAATGTTGAGCTGTTAATTGAAAATCCCAGTAATTTGCTTAGGGTATAAGATTCTTATTCTCAAGCCAGATAGCCTGTCTCTTAAGTTGTGTTTAGTTGctaatgttaatataactgagAGCTACAAATTCTTCCTAGCTTAGTTGTACGTGGGGGATGGCCCAGTTGCTTTGATGAAGCTAAGCTCAAAAGTAGTTTATTGCTCTGAGGTGTTATAAAGAAGTATTATAGTACGTAGGACTTTGAttcctaaagaaaaagttaaagcttttctttataaacaatttaagaggAGTTAATTAGTTTTAGGCTCATCTCACTGAggttttttagaatttatcttTCTAAAGAAATGCACACGATTGCCTCATAAAAAGCTTACTTGAAGTAAAGTGgggcaaataaattttagtacttCTTGCATAAGGGTAAAGCGAAGAGGCCTGTGTGTAAAAGAAGAGCAACAAGACCCTGCgaagctttattttaattgaagtttttgGGTTTGTTAACCCAAAAGCTTATGCATAGCTTTAAGGTCTCTTTTAAGCGAGCGAGTTTTTAGCTAAAGCAATACTTTGTGACGGATCTGTAATgacataaataatattgtataataggctgattaacttataaaaagggttctttttatgtaaatgagtGTGTTGCTTAGTGATAGATTGTTGAATGTGTTGGGCACTAGAGAGGCTGTATGAGAGTGGCTTAGGCAGGGGTTTGCTGCAAAAAAAGGCTTACTGTTAAGGGGTGTgtgagatggttttttttcatataaaaactgagTGTTTAGAATAGACGTTGGAGGAGGGGACTTATGTCAGGGCGGAGGGGGTGACACTGTTAGGGTGCTCCCATTACCTGAAACTATTTCAGCTGTTGGAGATGCTGTTGTGAATGGTGTCGCTGAAGTTGTTCCTGATAATCAGGAGGAAGGGGGCCCCCATGCTGAGGGTGGCTATGTTCCTTTAGAAGAACAAATAGCTGTTGTGGAGCCTGAAGTCCCAGCTAATGTCTGTCAGCCAGTCGAGCAGAGAAATGTGGTTGTAAGTGAAGAAGACAGTGTTCCTGATGTTAGTAAAGACGGGGTCAGTAGTTATTAATGCTCATAGTTAAAGTTTATTGGTGTATTaatagttataatttattaaaataatccatAAGATAAGCAAAATTACAGTTAATTCGTTTATTGTTAGGCTGTTATGGTCTATTTAAAAACTGGTCAATACGGGTCTCCTTACACCTAATTAACTTGGTTTTAGTGTATGCTTGAAAGGCTACAAAGCCTTTGCGGGGAGTAAGCATTCTTCAGGACCACATGAGATTCAACCTAATTATTGGCAGAGAAAGTGGTGAATTTGACCCTTAAATTCTAAGTTACTTGGGCTCTATAGCTAATTGTAAGCTGTAGGATAATGGGGATTTGAGACGTTTATTTCCTCATTTACCCCAGCTCTGGTTGCTCATGTGGTTTTCGGTTCGAAAACGAGGCgtgtatcttaaaaataaaaaaatttttgaAGCGTAAGTTGTTGGTCGCTTTAagtctaattaaaaataaagtaaaaatggaGCAAAAACAAAGTTGGACACTTAACACTTTGGGTGTCTTCAGAGgtgtaaaaaggggggtccaagcTTATGTGTACTCATAAAAAAATGCGGTGTGCGGGGGGTTTGTgcctgtatatataacaaaaattcatgAGGTGGCCGAGGAAGAGGTGGTGAGCTGTAAACTCATAAACAAGGTGTAGGCCTTTCTTATGAGATGGTTGGTAACAATACTGTGAATAATATTAACACGCCTAAGAGGGTTGGTCCGTGACGAAGTACTAATAAGTTGGTGAAGATTATGAATGACAGGTTCTATGATTTGCCTTGTCCTGTAAACTTAAACGCTTGGTGAAGGTTTGGCTCTATACTAGGCTTGTGCCTAATTATCCAACTTCTAAGGGGTCTTTTATTGTCAACTCATTATACTGCTCATGAAGACATGGCATTCGATTCTGTAGTACATATTATGCGTAATGTGGAAAAAGGATGAATGTTGCGTAATATTCATGCAAATGGGTCCTCTAtgttttttatctgtatttatgcGCACATTGCTCGTGGGCTGTATTATGGGTCTTATTTAGATAAGACAGTGTGGTATTTTGgggtgcatttgtttttgttaactatGGCGGAGGCTTTCCTCGGTTACACTTTGCCTTGGGGGCAAATGTCATATTGGGGGGCTACTGTTATTACTAATATACTTAGAGTGATCCCCGTAGTAGGAGAGAGTATGCTCCGCTATGTATGAGGGGGTTGGACCGTGTGTAATGCAACTCTAAAGCGGTTTTATACTTTACACTTTCTCTTACCGTTTGTGATAGTGgcggttgtttttttacacctgttttttttacatgagaaAGGGAGTAATAACCCTTTGGGTATTGAAAGAGGTACTATGTGTGTGCCCTTCCACCCCTTCTATACTATTAAAGATCTTTTTGGTTATGTTTGCTTtaggttcttttttatatatttagtgtgTGTGGATCCTGAGCTGTTAGGGAATCATTTAAACTATTGGCCTGCTAATCCTATAAAAACGCCAATCCATGTTCAGCCTGAGTGGTATTTTATGTTTGCTTATGCAATCCTTCGTTCAATTCCTCATAAAGCGGGGGgggtatatgttatgtttttgtcgATTGTAGTATTATACCTAATTCCTAGTCTTCACAGAGGTAAGTATCGAAGTTTATGTTTTTACCCGTTTAATCAAGTAGTGTTTTGAGTGTTGGTTGGTAGGTTTATTAGGTTAACATGGATTGGTGCTCGCCCAGTGCGGGAGCCTTATATCATTTTGGGGCAGTGTCTTTCAGTCATTTATTTCTCTAGGTTGTTATTAAACCCTCTTTCTTTGTGGGTGTGGGACAAGCTGCTTGAATACCCTAAATTCTGTAGGAGTCGTCCTGTAGACCTGAaatggtttaagtttttagcttatttcaagttattaaaattagtaaatcgCGAAAGTAGCGCACGTGAGTGGGCTAAtaagtgtagaaaaatataaatatgtctttttacGGGAGTCGATATTTTGGTGATATTGTCCATGGGGAACTAGGGAAAGACCTGTTCCGGTACCATGGTTTTGTGATGATAGTAGCAGTGGCTGTGTtggtctttgttatatatataggatGCGTAATCCTTCTTACTAAATTTTCTTATCGCCATTTCTTGAACCGTCAACGATTAGAATTTTGATGGACTATTGTGCCAATGTTGATGTTAGTAGGGTTGTGGTTTCCTTCTATAATTAACCTATATTATATAGAAGAAGTAAAACGGCCCCGGTGAAATTTTAAGGCGATTGGGAAACAATGGTACTGATCTTACGAATTTTGTCGCAATTTAGACACTCCAAGCTCTAGAGAAAGCGCTGAAAGAATTTCGTGTTATACAATTGATTCTTACATAGAAGACCAGCAGGAGACATTTAGAAAAGGAGGGTATCGTTTGTTGGATGTTGATAACCGGATGGTGGCTCCAGCAGATGTGCAAATAACTGCTTTTGTAAGAAGGTCTGATGTGCTCCATTCGTTTGCACTCCCTAAGTTACTAATTAAAGTAGATGCCATCCCAGGTCGAATTAATCGGCTTCCTATAAAAGCTTCCCAGTGTAGAATTATTTACGGGCAGTGTTCTGAAATTTGCGGGGTTAACCATAGATTTATACCGATTGTGATTGAGTTTATTCCtgagaaatattttgtcatatggTTGGAAGctcttaactaaaataaaaaataagctaaagcttttaagaagcgttaaacttttaatttaatgaacttGTACAATGGGCAAGTAGCTTTTAGTGATAAGGTGGTCTAATATTAGGATATAGGGCTCATGCCCCTAAGGCGCCGTGAGTAGTGGCTCTTATCTTTGTGAGAGCTGGCAGAGCTAATGCGTTTGATTTAGGATCAATTCATAAGTATATATACTTGCTTTCATGGCACAAGCTGGCAGACCTAATGCATACGATTTAAGCTCGTCTTATAAGATATACTCTTGTTTGTGTGTGAATTACAAAGCTAAGCCCAGTCTCATTATGGTTAGTGTCGAGTGTCTATTTAAGACTCTAAGGAGAGTAGCTGTTTTCTTTGGAGCCTCTATCCTATTAAGCCTTTGTCAAGTGTCAGCGGACTCTTTTACTCCCTTGGGGTCGACTAAGGCTGCACTGGTGGACTGAGTAGGCGTGGTTGTTGGTGTTATCCCTTTTGTAGGGGTGCTTCTCGCTGTGGGCTTCTATACTTTGTTGGAACGTAAAATTTTGGCTATCATTATAATCCGAAAGGGTCCATCCAAGGTGAGTTATATAGGGATCTTGCAGCCTTTTAGTGACGCAGGTAAGTTGTTATGTAAAGAGTTTATTGTGCCTACACGTGCTAACGTAGGGCCCTTCATTTTGGCTCCTGCACTAATATTAACTATCAGTTTACTTGGATGGCTTTTATACCCGTATAAGTCGGCTGAAGTGTTTTATGTTTTCGGGGTGATTCTGTTTATAGTTATTACTAGAGTCAGGGTTTACGGGGTAATAATATCCGGATGGGCTTCTAACTCTAAATACTCTTTGCTAGGTGCAGTTCGTGCGATGGCGCAAAGAATTTCTTATGAGATCCCTATAggatttatcttcttttgtgtGGTGCTGTGCTCGGGTGTGTTTATGTTTCAAGAAATTAGGGTGTTCCAACAAaggtccttttttttcttttttcctttgtgCGTAGTTATAGTTGTCTGAATGCTGTGTATGCTAGCTGAAACTAATCGGGcgccatttgattttgtggaaGGAGAGTCGGAATTAGTGTCAGGATACAACGTGGAGTACAGCGGAGGGGGGTTTGCAGTTATATTTATTGCGGAGTACTCTAGTATTCTTCTCAGAAGGGTTATAAGGGCGGCGATATTTTTCGGGGGAAATGAAGCGTTGATCGGGGTCTTTATGATGGCTTTTGCGGTCTTCTTTGTGGTTATTCGTGCTTCTTTACCTCGTTTACGTTATGATAAGTTAATGAGTTTGTGTTGGACTGTTCTTCTATGTGTCATACTTATGGCTAGTGTGTGTGTAGTAGTTCTAGTTAGGGTGTATGTAAGATAATATAAACTAGTATAATTCATTTACACTGAATGTGTCAGATAAAGTCTGTCTTACTTATGGTTAAAAGGTTGGCAATTAGACTTATTGcattgattattataaaaaaccTAAATATGAGTGTCATTGGGTTAAGCGTTCTAACTATTCTAAGTATGGGCGCCACAAGAGTCGCGATAGGGGGGGTAGAGTTGAACGGGTTGTACACCACAGACTTTGTAATAGGGTTAATGGTTACACTAACTCTATTTGTAGCAATTCTTTCCTACCTAAGGAGGGTTAAGATCCACCGGAAAGcaagatttaatttaataattatcagAATCAGCCTAATTTTAGTGATAAGATTCAGGGTGAGGaggttctttctttttttttttttttttgaaagtgtgCTAGCCCCTCTGTTGTTATTAATTGTAGGCTGAGGCTATCAGCCAGAGCGTTTACAGGCAGGGGGGTATATAGTAATCTATACGGTGTTCGgatctctttttttcttatgggGGGTAAGAGAACTCTATATTAGAGGGTTGAGGAGGAGGATAAGTTCTGTGGTAAGGctagtaaaaaaaaggggaatgAGATTGTGATGGCTATACATTCTAGGGTTTCTTATCAAGCTACCAATATATCCATTTCACCTGTGACTACCTAAGGCTCACGTAGAGGCCCCAGTAGCCGGTTCGATGCTATTGGCCGGGGTGGTACTAAAATTAGGAGGGTACGGGCTGCTTCGATTTATAAtagttatacaaataaggcttaGAAGCGTTTTTTTTGTGCTGCTACTAGTGGTGAACTTGGCAGGAGGTGTCTACGCAGGATTAGCGTGTGTACGGCAAGTGGACCTAAAATGTTTGGTAGCATATTCCTCTGTAGCGCATATGAGGCTTGTGCTATTAGGAGTGCTTAGCAACACGGTATTAGGGGTAGTGGGGGCCATTATTATTATGATCGGGCATGGGTTGTGTTCATCAGGTTTGTTCAGGTATGTGAATGCTATCTATAAGATGAGGCACTCGCGTCTGCTAGTAATAAATAAAGGGGGCTTGTTAGTCTGCCCAAGTCTAGTCTTAATGTGTTTCCTGTTAAGATCAAGCAACATAGCAGCCCCTCCTAGTCTAAACTTATTTGGGGAAATCCTCGTTTTCGGCGTGGGAGGGTGAATAAGTGGAGTGTTCCTGCTTATCCTGGGTCTGATAAGCTTTATTAGGGCATGTTTTAGACTATACCTATATGGAAGTTGTTGTCACGGGAAGGGGGTGTCACACAGGGAGTCCTTAAACTTGAGAAGAGTTTGTGATGTTTTTGTTCTGGCGGCTCATTGGATACCGCTgaactttatgtttatgtttatacccTAAACAATGAATCGTAATCCTTATTCTCGTTACTATGTACCAGGTCCAAGTCCGTGGCCCTTTTTTGTGGCTATCTCGGCAAACGGAATAGCGGTAGGGTTAATTTTGTGACTGCATCGAACTCCCAGATTTCTATTAATAGGAATGAGGTTGGGGTGTATACTATTGAGAACTTTTAGATGATGGCGAGACTTAATTCGTGAGGGAGATATTGGGTTTCATACTCGCTTCGTAATCAAGAGATTTCGTGATGGAGTTGCCCTTTTTATTCTGTCTGAAGTAatgttcttcttttcttttttttggactTTCTTCCATAATGCCTTAAGACCCTCGTGTGAACTAGGGATGCGATGACCCCCTCCAGGGATCCGCACGCCAAACCCGTCGTCGACAAGGCTGTTCGAGACAGGTCTTTTAATTAGGAGGGGGTTATTCGTAACTCAAGCCCATAAGAGAATGCGTTTGAAGGATTATGATGTTGGGCCATTTATTGGCCTAGTGGTAACAATTTTATGTGGGACTGTGTTCTTCCTAGTGCAACTTCGAGAATACTACTGAAACTCATACACTATTGCAGATAGGGTGTATGGAAGAGTGTTTTATTTACTAACTGGGTTTCATGGAATGCACGTAGTTGTGGGGACTCTTTGACTAATGGTGAGGTTAGTCCGACTATGGCGTGGGGAGTTTTCCAGTCAACGGCACTTTGGTTTTGAGGCTTGCATTTGGTACTGACACTTcgtagatgtggtatgggtaGCATTATGATGTTTAGTATATGTGTGGTTTGGAGGATGGTTATACATGTGGTGGTTCAAAATATGAGACGGGGACGTCTATACGTTTAAGTACCCAGACGCAAAGCCTTCGTGGTATGCGTACATTCAAGAAGAGCATGCTCCGTCCTGATATAAGATTCCTGACcatttaaaaggttaaaaataggAGTCATACAGACTAGTTAAacagttttgatttgaaatcaaGTACCAAAGCGATTCCAAGCGCTTACTAGTCTGAGTAAAGTAGTCTAATTAAGGACAGAAGACCTATGATTTTCAAGTGTTATAAGTAACCTTTACTTGAAATGGTAAGCTTTGTGGTAAGACCTATAAAATTAGTGAGATTAGGGGTAATATTGATCGGGACAATTCTTAGGGTTAGAAGAGAAGAGATAGTAGGGGTGTGACTCGGTTTAGAGCTAAATCTGTATGGATTTCTTGTAATTATAAACCCTGATGGTCACTATAGTCCTGAGCcctgtgtaaaatattttgtggtaCAAAGAACGGGGTCAATTCTGATACTAGTGGGTTTTGTAACCTTGATAGAGCAGCACGTAGTGAGAGGGCTGGTGATAAGGGGGGCGGGTACAGTGTTAAAATCTGGCGTTTCTCCCGCTACATTCGTGGGTCCCTTCAATTATTAAGAACAGCAGATGGTTAGCAAGAGGGTTAATATTAACTTGGCAAAAAGTCGCCCCCCTtgtctttttatcaataattatacCCTCTAAGGGGTTGTGAGTAGTAATTGTATTGATAGCTGGAATTGGGGCAGTAGGGGGCCTTAACCAGAATTCAGTACGAGTAATAAGCGCGTACTCGTCGTTTGTGCATACATCATGAATGCTGTTAGGGCTCACATGGTCAAGAGTAGTCTTTGTAGGGTATTTTGCAGTTTACTCGCTGTCGGTAGGGCTGTTTTTTTATGGGTgctcaataataaacaaaacaagaatgggCGGTCAGATTAGTAGAGCCGCGAGGGGTATAGGGTTACTGATACTGATGGGGATGCCTCCTTTCCTTGGCTTTCTAGCGAAAGTATTGGTGTTTCTAATGAGAGGAAGGGCTGTAATCGTGGCTTGTATTATAGGTTCAGTAATCAGGCTAAAATTCtacattgactttttttataggATAGTAATAAAAAGGTTAGTAGACAAAAACAAAGCAGAATTCAAGATTATGTGGAGGATAGTGATCGGGGCTAACCTAGCAGGGGGGGCATTGATCTTGGTGAGATTTATTTAGAAACTGCTTTTAGGCCAGGGGCGTTTTGATTTCGGCTCAAAAAGAGTGGGTAAAACCACAAAAGTATGataaaaaggtaatttaaaataaaatattttgtttcaaacataaCTATAGGTAGTTGTTACCTCCTTTTTGTAGAatggtactttaaaaaaaaggattggtTTGCATCTAATTATTAAGCCTAGGTTTTCATTCTTAAGTGAGGAAGTTAATTAACATAATAGGGCTGctaactttgttataaatggCTTGTACCATTTTTCCTTATAAAAAAGTAGTTTAATTTAAGAACGATAGGTTGTGGGGCTATTAGTGGTGTCAACCCTTTTTTAGCTagatatagtttaaaataaaatattggctTTGGGAGCTAAAGACACTTCCATAAGTTTTCTAGAAGAATGGTTATGGGGTTAAGAGTTGCGTTTGTctgcattgtgtcttttttgtttacgGGGTTATTTATGCTACTAAGGGAAAAGCGGGGTCTAGACCGAGAAAAGTGCAGTCCATATGAGTGTGGATTTGAGCCTATTGGAAGAGCTCGGAGGCCCTTTTCTATCCGATTCTTTCTAGTAGCAGTTTTGTTCGTCGTGTTTGATGTAGAGGTAGTGCTGTTAATACCTTTTGCCTACATGTTCTTTTACGGTAAGAGAGTGTTAGGGATTTTGTCCTCAAGGGGTTTCCTTCTTATCTTGTTTGGGGGTCTCTACCACGAATATCGTGAGGGGTCTTTGGAATGAGTAGGTTAATACTAGAAGTGGCATTTATGCGAAACGAATTTTGATGAGAGGTGATTGTAAGAGGCTTACTTTTGCTGTTGGAAGTGTATTGTGTGTACCTGTGGTTTTCACGTCGAGAGTGCTTCTTAAGGAAGTATGGGACCAATGAAAGTTCTCAAGGATCTAATAGAAGGTTTGAAAAGGCATATCTTACTATAGCgtatagggaaaaaaatattaagaggcTAAAATCTAGTGCGGCTCTAAGGGCTAATAAGGCTAGATGATTGGCTTCTAAGtaaggataaataaaatgataaaaatactaaaaaaggaAGAAGTAGGGGGTTATGGAGAAGTGGAGTCCTGGTGACGTCGATGGCTGTGATCAACAAATCACAAAGATATTGGAACCCTTTATCTGTATAGCGGAGTCTGAGGAGGGTTGTTTGGAGCAAGGTTGAGGTTAATGATCCGAATGCAACTGGGGCATCCTGGAGCAGTGTTCTTAAAAAGAGATTGATTCTATAATGTGGTGGTTACAACGCATgccttaataataattttttttgctgtgATACCTATC of Mytilus trossulus isolate FHL-02 unplaced genomic scaffold, PNRI_Mtr1.1.1.hap1 h1tg001252l__unscaffolded, whole genome shotgun sequence contains these proteins:
- the LOC134704066 gene encoding LOW QUALITY PROTEIN: cytochrome c oxidase subunit 2-like (The sequence of the model RefSeq protein was modified relative to this genomic sequence to represent the inferred CDS: substituted 3 bases at 3 genomic stop codons), with protein sequence MSFYGSRYFGDIVHGELGKDLFRYHGFVMIVAVAVLVFVIYIGCVILLTKFSYRHFLNRQRLEFXWTIVPMLMLVGLWFPSIINLYYIEEVKRPRXNFKAIGKQWYXSYEFCRNLDTPSSRESAERISCYTIDSYIEDQQETFRKGGYRLLDVDNRMVAPADVQITAFVRRSDVLHSFALPKLLIKVDAIPGRINRLPIKASQCRIIYGQCSEICGVNHRFIPIVIEFIPEKYFVIWLEALN
- the LOC134704069 gene encoding LOW QUALITY PROTEIN: cytochrome c oxidase subunit 3-like (The sequence of the model RefSeq protein was modified relative to this genomic sequence to represent the inferred CDS: substituted 9 bases at 9 genomic stop codons), coding for MNRNPYSRYYVPGPSPWPFFVAISANGIAVGLILXLHRTPRFLLIGMRLGCILLRTFRXWRDLIREGDIGFHTRFVIKRFRDGVALFILSEVMFFFSFFWTFFHNALRPSCELGMRXPPPGIRTPNPSSTRLFETGLLIRRGLFVTQAHKRMRLKDYDVGPFIGLVVTILCGTVFFLVQLREYYXNSYTIADRVYGRVFYLLTGFHGMHVVVGTLXLMVRLVRLWRGEFSSQRHFGFEACIWYXHFVDVVWVALXCLVYVWFGGWLYMWWFKIXDGDVYTFKYPDAKPSWYAYIQEEHAPSXYKIPDHLKG